A genome region from Eremothecium gossypii ATCC 10895 chromosome VII, complete sequence includes the following:
- a CDS encoding AGL146Wp (NOHBY709; No homolog in Saccharomyces cerevisiae; Syntenic homolog of Kluyveromyces lactis KLLA0D17380g) — protein sequence MIMASVSESNCVGNLSSHTHAKDKSQLADDIRITTFPGESRPIAIQWGAKALSDRGPVVASRRGEGFSKHNAIGAYAGSYCIYQALAVGAKAVQADHIADYSMSEPMFHLPPQQAWFNKDEIVSMDPLGHLAPALFGRIAQDEQVEVRPTVAITKATMQVPEIREAVVLGRLPVDGKIVANKNGDLRVSKIAVEQVWYLPGIAKRFGMSEEELRTTLFEHTNGMYPELVTRPDLKVFLPPIGGLTVYIFGNPLDVSDPAKKLTLRVHDECNGSDVFGSDICTCRPYLIFAIEEGVKQAQAGGSGVVIYFRKEGRALGEVTKYLVYNARKRSGDHAAEYFKRTERIAGTEDMRFQQLMPDVLKWLGVTKVDRLISMSHMKYNAIADCGIKVLERVPIPSELIPADSHVEIEAKVHSGYFTHDKVPSVTDLRRCKGKQWF from the coding sequence ATGATTATGGCATCGGTGTCAGAATCTAATTGTGTGGGGAATCTATCTTCACACACGCACGCAAAGGACAAGAGCCAGTTGGCAGACGATATACGGATTACGACCTTCCCTGGAGAGTCTCGTCCTATTGCAATTCAATGGGGAGCCAAAGCTCTGAGCGATCGGGGGCCTGTCGTCGCCAGCAGACGTGGTGAAGGCTTTTCCAAGCATAACGCCATTGGCGCCTATGCAGGCTCGTACTGCATATACCAAGCACTGGCGGTAGGAGCAAAAGCGGTCCAGGCAGATCATATTGCGGACTATTCTATGTCCGAGCCGATGTTTCACCTTCCCCCACAGCAAGCTTGGTTCAATAAAGATGAGATTGTTTCGATGGATCCACTAGGCCACTTAGCGCCGGCGCTATTTGGCAGAATTGCCCAAGACGAGCAGGTTGAGGTCAGGCCTACAGTCGCAATAACGAAGGCTACAATGCAGGTGCCTGAAATTAGGGAAGCGGTCGTTCTGGGAAGGCTCCCCGTGGACGGAAAGATTGTAGCAAATAAGAATGGCGATCTGCGCGTTTCCAAAATTGCTGTAGAACAGGTGTGGTACCTCCCAGGAATTGCCAAGAGATTTGGAATGAGTGAGGAGGAGCTCCGGACAACTTTGTTTGAGCATACGAATGGCATGTACCCTGAGTTGGTTACCAGGCCCGACCTGAAGGTGTTCCTGCCACCTATCGGAGGCCTGACAGTCTACATCTTCGGCAATCCTCTCGACGTCTCTGATCCTGCGAAGAAATTGACGCTGAGGGTGCATGATGAGTGTAACGGGTCTGACGTCTTCGGTTCTGACATATGTACCTGTCGGCCGTACCTAATCTTCGCAATTGAGGAGGGTGTCAAGCAGGCACAAGCTGGCGGCTCAGGTGTGGTTATATACTTCCGCAAGGAGGGAAGGGCACTGGGTGAGGTCACAAAATATCTTGTCTACAATGCTCGCAAAAGGTCAGGCGATCACGCAGCAGAGTATTTCAAGCGCACGGAGCGCATTGCGGGAACCGAGGATATGCGATTCCAACAGCTGATGCCCGATGTTCTCAAGTGGCTCGGTGTCACCAAAGTTGACAGGCTCATTTCCATGTCCCACATGAAGTATAACGCCATCGCAGATTGCGGCATCAAAGTATTGGAACGAGTGCCAATCCCCTCAGAGCTAATTCCGGCTGATTCGCACGTAGAAATAGAGGCGAAGGTGCATTCTGGCTACTTCACGCATGATAAGGTCCCGAGCGTGACCGACCTGAGGCGCTGTAAGGGAAAACAGTGGTTCTGA